One window of the Macaca thibetana thibetana isolate TM-01 chromosome 1, ASM2454274v1, whole genome shotgun sequence genome contains the following:
- the LOC126961562 gene encoding 40S ribosomal protein S29-like: MGHQQLYRSHPRKFGQGSRSCRICSNRHGLIRKYGLNMCRQCFCQYRKDIVFIRLD, translated from the coding sequence ATGGGTCACCAGCAATTGTACCGGAGCCACCCACGGAAATTCGGCCAGGGATCTCGCTCTTGTCGCATCTGTTCAAACCGGCACGGTCTGATCCGGAAATATGGCCTCAATATGTGCCGCCAGTGTTTCTGTCAGTACAGGAAGGATATCGTCTTCATTAGGTTGGACTAA